In one Lolium rigidum isolate FL_2022 chromosome 3, APGP_CSIRO_Lrig_0.1, whole genome shotgun sequence genomic region, the following are encoded:
- the LOC124696557 gene encoding uncharacterized protein LOC124696557: MQAARQVDDKECYSSYTTNGAANGRPQRKSQAAPSRLKPMPSKWDDAQKWLVGMSNGGDGIHGGKGGAAKPRNSNADDRRLLSSSSQNGRVSCSSVDGGVEYNMVVAPPTPPQLGEGGSGDDVGETKNVDCGGMLLRPHGHGYGSPVSVCLRDMGTEMTPIASKEPSRAATPLRATTPVARSPVPSRSSTPGRRRQDEPPVGVVAGVVRTAEQMVSSSVVSGGEAPSDGGVDGRVPRANTLESRAAAWDEAERAKFTARYKREEVKIQAWENHEKRKAEMEMKRIEMKAEQMKARAQEKLANKLAEARRVAEEKRASAEAMLNEGAARTSEKADYIRRTGHLPSSFFSFRIPSLCG, translated from the exons ATGCAAGCGGCGCGGCAGGTGGACGACAAGGAGTGCTACAGCAGCTACACCACCAATGGCGCGGCCAACGGGCGGCCGCAGCGCAAGAGCCAGGCCGCGCCGTCCAGGCTCAAGCCGATGCCGTCCAAGTGGGACGACGCGCAGAAGTGGCTCGTCGGCATGTCCAACGGCGGCGACGGGATCCACGGCGGCAAGGGCGGCGCCGCCAAGCCCCGCAACTCCAACGCCGACGACCGGCGGCTGCTGAGCTCGTCGTCGCAGAACGGGCGCGTGTCCTGCAGCAGCGTGGACGGCGGGGTCGAGTACAACATGGTGGTGGCGCCCCCGACGCCGCCGCAGCTGGGCGAGGGCGGCAGCGGCGACGACGTCGGCGAGACCAAGAACGTGGACTGCGGCGGCATGCTGCTGCGCCCGCACGGCCACGGGTACGGCTCGCCCGTCTCGGTGTGCCTGCGCGACATGGGCACCGAGATGACGCCCATAGCCAGCAAGGAGCCGTCCAGGGCCGCCACGCCGCTGCGCGCCACCACGCCCGTCGCGCGGAGTCCGGTCCCGTCGCGGTCGTCCACGCCCGGGAGGCGGCGGCAGGACGAGCCGCCCGTGGGCGTTGTCGCCGGGGTGGTCAGGACGGCCGAGCAGATGGTGTCGAGCAGTGTCGTCAGTGGCGGCGAGGCGCCGAGCGACGGCGGGGTGGACGGTCGAGTTCCTAGAGCAAACACGCTCGAGTCTCGCGCCGCGGCCTGGGACGAAGCCGAGCGTGCAAAGTTCACGGCGAG GTACAAGCGTGAAGAGGTGAAGATACAGGCCTGGGAGAACCATGAGAAGAGAAAAGCTGAGATGGAGATGAAGAGAATTGAG ATGAAGGCAGAACAGATGAAAGCTCGGGCGCAGGAGAAGCTCGCCAACAAACTGGCGGAGGCGAggcgagtcgccgaggagaagcggGCGAGCGCTGAGGCCATGCTGAACGAGGGAGCGGCGAGGACGTCGGAGAAGGCGGACTACATCAGGAGGACGGGCCACctcccctcctccttcttctccttcagGATACCCTCGCTCTGCGGCTAA